A part of Myxococcus landrumus genomic DNA contains:
- a CDS encoding putative Ig domain-containing protein, with product MTTVFVFSSLESSFMRFRRALALSLVLCLTACSGAPPPSLPDSGTPPPDGGNTSLTVTTPVLADAYLGDTYAAHLMASGGTPPYAWSLASGALPSGLQLSAQGLLSGAPTATGSFTVSLRVRDASGGEATQPFTLSSFTAPTLSTAPPSFGVVGAPYSFAFALSGGRAPLTLRLTSGALPPGLRLEATSIAGTPTAQGTSSFTLEARDANGRTASAPFQLIVRAGLTITTATLPDAYTDRAYGQSLSASGGQAPRTWSLVSGTLPPGLSLLDTGVLDGTPSSAGTTSFTVRVTDALGATDTREVTLASFLPPALGALAPQSVYVRDNVTRPLNVLHGKAPFVFSSSGALPPGLTLASAGLLHGQPTQGGVFTFDVHARDANDRVATSTVTFTVNALPAITTLSLPDGTQGDLYSHGLTATGGAGTNTWALASGALPQGLTLSAQGTLSGTPTSTGLTSFSVRVSDGNGRTDSRTLALEVSAPVTITSAPSDGYATTGYASTLTASGGRLPLTWSIASGTLPSGLALASDTGVISGTLGAQATTSALTLRVTDSRGRTHLRDVSLQVYALPAVTGPSTSLEAYVGIAVSESYGVTGGKAPHVFDTLPALPSGLVLSTSGRLSGSPTVPGTFSLQVRVTDAHGRTAFRPLALTIYESPSVTTTVLPEARRGEAYSTTLALSGGKAPFTWNITRGSLPSGLLLSSDGVISGTPTTAGTSSFDVVVEDASGTTATRTLELTITSLAELFTVGHWNIEWFGADANGPPDGPQLEHARDILNASGANVWGLVEMVDSEEFDILKSQLHSYQGFLADDALYVSNAGTWYSSNEQKPGILYDSSLTFEGASLILTEHASLFAGRPPLRVDFTTSIHGAATQLVIIVLHMKAFDDETSYNRRRDASLQLKKYLDTMPDTHVFVIGDWNDDVDRSISRVGGVYRPTPYENFLSDSTHYTFITRVLSERGEPTTTGYPDAIDHTLASDELSADYVDGSVRTLRPNVPDYANTVSDHYPVISRYYFGGSSGVH from the coding sequence ATGACTACAGTGTTTGTCTTCTCCAGCCTGGAGTCTTCCTTCATGCGGTTCCGGCGCGCCCTGGCGCTCTCGTTGGTCCTCTGTCTCACCGCGTGTTCCGGCGCCCCTCCGCCTTCACTGCCTGATTCGGGAACTCCGCCACCCGATGGTGGAAACACGTCCCTCACCGTCACCACCCCTGTCCTCGCGGACGCGTATCTCGGTGACACCTACGCCGCCCACCTCATGGCGTCCGGCGGCACGCCTCCGTATGCCTGGAGCCTCGCCAGCGGAGCGCTGCCCTCCGGCCTCCAGCTCAGTGCCCAGGGGCTCCTCTCCGGCGCACCCACCGCCACGGGTTCATTCACGGTCTCCCTTCGCGTCCGGGATGCCTCGGGGGGAGAGGCCACTCAGCCATTCACCCTCTCCAGCTTCACGGCCCCCACGCTGTCCACCGCGCCCCCTTCGTTCGGTGTCGTTGGAGCTCCGTATTCCTTCGCCTTCGCCCTCTCGGGTGGACGCGCGCCGCTGACACTGCGCCTGACGTCCGGTGCGTTGCCTCCGGGACTCCGGCTCGAAGCCACCTCCATCGCTGGTACGCCCACCGCTCAAGGCACCTCGTCCTTCACCCTCGAAGCGCGTGACGCCAATGGCCGCACCGCCTCCGCGCCCTTCCAGCTCATCGTCCGCGCGGGCCTCACCATCACCACCGCCACCCTCCCGGATGCCTATACCGACCGGGCCTATGGGCAGTCCCTCTCCGCCTCTGGAGGACAGGCGCCACGGACCTGGTCCCTCGTCAGCGGCACCCTGCCTCCAGGACTCTCCCTTCTAGACACGGGGGTCCTCGACGGCACCCCGTCCTCGGCGGGCACCACGTCGTTCACTGTTCGCGTCACGGACGCGCTGGGCGCCACGGACACGCGCGAAGTCACCCTCGCCAGCTTCCTGCCGCCCGCGCTCGGCGCCCTCGCACCCCAGAGTGTCTACGTCCGAGACAACGTCACGCGTCCGCTCAATGTCTTGCACGGCAAGGCACCCTTCGTCTTTTCATCCTCGGGCGCGCTTCCTCCGGGGCTCACGCTGGCCTCCGCGGGACTGCTCCATGGTCAACCCACGCAAGGCGGTGTCTTCACCTTCGACGTCCATGCTCGGGACGCCAATGACCGCGTCGCGACCAGCACCGTCACCTTCACCGTCAACGCCCTCCCCGCCATCACCACGCTCTCCCTCCCCGATGGGACGCAGGGCGACCTCTACAGCCACGGCCTCACCGCCACGGGAGGCGCGGGCACGAACACGTGGGCCCTCGCTTCGGGAGCGCTGCCGCAGGGACTCACTCTCTCCGCGCAAGGCACGCTGAGCGGCACACCGACGTCCACCGGCCTGACGTCCTTCAGCGTGCGCGTCTCGGATGGGAATGGGCGCACCGACAGCCGAACCCTCGCGCTGGAGGTCTCCGCCCCCGTCACCATCACCAGCGCCCCCAGCGACGGCTACGCCACCACCGGGTACGCCTCCACCTTGACCGCATCGGGAGGCCGCCTGCCCCTCACCTGGTCCATCGCCTCGGGGACGTTGCCCTCGGGCCTCGCCCTCGCGTCGGACACGGGCGTCATCTCGGGAACCCTTGGCGCGCAGGCCACCACCTCCGCGCTCACCCTTCGCGTCACCGACAGCCGAGGACGCACCCACCTCCGTGACGTCTCTCTCCAGGTGTATGCACTCCCCGCCGTCACGGGCCCCAGCACTTCGCTCGAGGCCTATGTCGGCATCGCCGTGAGCGAGTCCTACGGCGTCACGGGTGGAAAGGCGCCCCATGTCTTCGACACCCTCCCCGCGCTCCCGTCGGGGCTCGTGCTCTCCACCAGTGGACGCCTCTCCGGCAGCCCCACCGTGCCCGGCACCTTCTCCCTCCAGGTTCGCGTCACCGACGCCCATGGCCGCACCGCCTTCCGGCCGCTCGCCCTCACCATCTACGAGAGCCCCTCTGTCACCACCACCGTGCTCCCCGAAGCCAGGCGCGGCGAGGCCTACTCCACGACGTTGGCCCTCTCCGGTGGCAAGGCGCCCTTCACCTGGAACATCACGCGAGGCTCACTCCCGTCGGGTCTGCTCCTCTCCTCGGACGGCGTCATCTCCGGCACGCCCACCACCGCGGGCACCTCGTCCTTCGACGTCGTGGTCGAGGATGCCTCGGGCACCACGGCCACCCGCACGCTGGAGCTCACCATCACGAGCCTGGCCGAGCTGTTCACCGTGGGCCACTGGAACATCGAGTGGTTCGGCGCGGACGCCAACGGCCCGCCGGATGGGCCGCAGTTGGAGCACGCTCGCGACATCCTGAATGCCTCGGGCGCCAACGTGTGGGGCCTGGTCGAGATGGTCGACAGCGAGGAGTTCGACATCCTCAAGTCCCAGCTCCACTCGTATCAAGGCTTCCTGGCCGACGACGCGCTCTACGTCTCCAACGCCGGCACCTGGTACAGCAGCAACGAGCAGAAGCCCGGCATCCTCTACGACAGCTCCCTCACGTTCGAAGGTGCCTCCCTCATCCTCACCGAGCACGCCAGCCTCTTCGCGGGCCGCCCCCCCCTGCGCGTCGACTTCACCACCTCCATCCATGGCGCGGCGACCCAGCTCGTCATCATCGTCCTGCACATGAAGGCCTTCGATGATGAGACGTCCTACAACCGAAGGCGGGACGCGAGCCTCCAGCTCAAGAAGTACCTGGACACGATGCCCGACACGCATGTGTTTGTGATTGGCGATTGGAACGACGACGTCGACCGCTCCATCAGCCGCGTTGGCGGCGTGTATCGCCCCACGCCGTATGAGAACTTCCTGTCCGACTCCACGCACTACACCTTCATCACCCGAGTCTTGTCGGAGCGCGGCGAGCCCACCACCACCGGGTATCCCGACGCCATCGACCACACCCTCGCCAGTGATGAGCTCTCCGCGGACTATGTCGATGGCTCCGTCCGCACCCTGCGCCCCAACGTGCCCGACTACGCCAACACCGTCAGCGACCACTACCCCGTCATCAGCCGCTACTATTTTGGAGGAAGCAGCGGGGTCCACTGA
- a CDS encoding diacylglycerol/lipid kinase family protein — MTDIAVLVNLRARRGSEGVGGLVQRFLPRARVALTRSLEEARHWISDQLRPNPPSLLLAGGGDGTITGLLNELRAAGVALPAIGVLPMGTGNAWARVTGAPRPAVALKQIAAVGERLPPLRPFSLVRVDGKVAPFAGTGWDAEMIQDFKDQLAASGPLRSQQAGLRGYLAAMFTRTVPRHMFGTGNPRVSVYNLGDDALTVDAQGNVIPVPGGQKGALLYEGPAGVAGAATTPEWGFGFKAFPFAQAVPGRLSVRVYGASVLEATRNMFRLWRGAHPMPHMNDWFVQRLRMDFDRDVPFQMGGDVIGLRRSVEFDLAGESVQLVDWHKLSRMVNA, encoded by the coding sequence ATGACCGACATCGCGGTTCTCGTCAATTTGCGTGCACGCCGCGGCTCCGAGGGAGTCGGCGGGCTGGTGCAACGCTTCCTTCCCCGAGCCCGCGTGGCGCTCACTCGCTCGCTCGAGGAAGCCCGCCACTGGATTTCCGACCAGCTCCGGCCCAACCCCCCTTCGCTCCTGTTGGCCGGAGGCGGCGACGGCACGATTACGGGGCTGCTCAACGAGCTGCGTGCGGCCGGAGTGGCCTTGCCCGCCATCGGCGTGCTGCCCATGGGCACGGGCAACGCGTGGGCCCGAGTCACCGGCGCCCCCCGTCCCGCGGTGGCGCTCAAGCAGATCGCCGCCGTGGGGGAGCGCCTGCCTCCGCTGCGTCCGTTCTCCCTGGTGCGTGTGGACGGCAAGGTCGCGCCGTTCGCGGGCACGGGCTGGGACGCGGAGATGATTCAAGACTTCAAGGACCAGCTCGCGGCCTCGGGTCCGCTGCGCAGCCAGCAGGCGGGGCTTCGCGGGTACCTCGCCGCCATGTTCACGCGGACGGTGCCTCGGCACATGTTCGGCACGGGCAACCCTCGGGTGTCCGTCTACAACCTGGGCGACGACGCGCTCACCGTGGACGCGCAAGGCAACGTGATTCCCGTGCCCGGAGGGCAGAAGGGCGCGCTCCTGTATGAGGGCCCCGCCGGCGTCGCGGGCGCGGCCACCACGCCCGAGTGGGGCTTTGGCTTCAAGGCCTTCCCCTTCGCGCAGGCGGTGCCTGGCCGGCTGTCCGTGCGCGTCTATGGCGCCAGCGTGCTGGAGGCCACGCGCAACATGTTCCGCCTGTGGCGCGGCGCCCACCCCATGCCGCACATGAACGACTGGTTCGTCCAGCGCCTGCGCATGGACTTCGACCGGGACGTGCCCTTCCAGATGGGCGGCGACGTGATTGGCCTGCGGCGCTCGGTGGAGTTCGACCTGGCGGGGGAGAGCGTGCAACTGGTCGACTGGCACAAGCTGTCGCGGATGGTGAACGCGTAG
- a CDS encoding SDR family NAD(P)-dependent oxidoreductase produces the protein MSRGWKNRVVVITGASNDTGRATARALARKGVQLVLASRREAPLGDLVRECESLGVRAIPVHLEGDGAESMQALAWEAVRAFGHFDAWINNAGDYLTGSLEETPDDAFRQLLETHFLGTVQGTRAAVAWFRRQGYGTLVNVSSSFAGGTAPFVSAYAASRHAVRGFTASVRQELLDTGIHVCTVMPAAVDAPLWHHTANYTDWRLRPEEPVHAPERVARVILRVLREPRAEVQVGLPLRTWGGMAGLLPRTWWGAARARHSTGERLTPTAGVYGDVSSRRKWPLRRLLVVGGVMATAAFLRGKRARERFSARIVHALGV, from the coding sequence ATGAGTCGTGGATGGAAGAACCGCGTCGTCGTCATCACCGGAGCGTCCAATGACACCGGCCGCGCCACCGCGCGGGCCCTCGCGAGGAAGGGCGTCCAACTGGTGCTCGCTTCCCGCCGGGAGGCTCCGCTCGGGGACCTGGTCCGTGAGTGTGAATCCCTGGGCGTGCGTGCCATCCCCGTCCACCTGGAAGGCGATGGCGCTGAATCCATGCAAGCGCTGGCCTGGGAGGCGGTGCGAGCCTTTGGCCACTTCGATGCGTGGATCAACAACGCGGGGGACTACCTCACGGGCAGCCTGGAGGAGACGCCTGATGACGCCTTCCGCCAGCTCCTGGAGACCCACTTCCTGGGGACGGTCCAGGGCACCCGCGCCGCCGTGGCCTGGTTCCGGCGCCAGGGGTACGGCACCCTCGTCAACGTCTCGTCCTCCTTCGCGGGAGGGACGGCGCCCTTCGTCAGCGCCTACGCCGCCTCCAGGCATGCCGTCCGAGGCTTCACCGCCTCCGTCCGCCAGGAGCTCCTCGACACGGGCATCCACGTCTGCACCGTGATGCCCGCCGCCGTCGACGCCCCCCTGTGGCACCACACCGCCAACTACACCGACTGGCGCCTGCGCCCGGAGGAGCCGGTCCATGCACCCGAGCGGGTGGCCCGGGTCATCCTCCGTGTCCTCCGCGAACCCCGGGCCGAGGTCCAGGTGGGCCTCCCCCTCCGGACCTGGGGGGGCATGGCCGGCCTGCTGCCCCGCACCTGGTGGGGCGCCGCCAGGGCCCGACACTCCACTGGAGAACGCCTGACTCCGACCGCCGGCGTGTATGGGGACGTCTCCTCCCGGCGAAAGTGGCCCCTTCGCCGGCTGCTCGTGGTGGGCGGGGTGATGGCCACGGCTGCCTTCTTGAGGGGCAAACGAGCTCGGGAGCGATTCTCCGCGCGGATTGTTCACGCACTCGGAGTGTGA
- a CDS encoding Ig-like domain-containing protein — MLKRNLLPALMTAVLVTFGTGCGDECVDQFDCRTENGDPDANKEWVCNSGTCEQHPINQPPVPDSGTDAGTDAGTDAGTDAGTDAGTDAGTDAGTDAGTDAGVVTCSPACATGELCDTSSGRSGVCRTCLDSVVGTGQDEGCAAATPMCDISAGGGKGLCKACTDSATGNGQDTGCSEQSPVCDTTANNGAGACKACADTASGSGQDTGCSAQSPVCDTSAGNGLGVCKSCVDSASGNGQDTGCSAAAPLCDAAANNGVGACKACMDTQTSPDLGCSSPTNICDPTANNGVGACKVCNGTQGCAPSQTCSADGNSCEGCTDNASCSTTPETPVCRLDPVPAACVECTTDDTSHCDATQPACNSGNFCGCTTDAQCAAVNGSNLDFCDTQADNNRGQCAVCVTNAQCASANANTPFCNNKTECVACFTNDHCGITQVCNTTTHACEAATGPTPAQTTAQIQAMLDAAVGAIDLSVTGAFVTAVKPAFPNQAATEAVGFFIQAEPNGAAVFVKDATLAGQVAVGDRVSLTAAAKEMPAAGSNKMVSSISGFTRLSQGHPVRNLATATPAGLAADHSASTDLVTALNSYENELITLKGGTILNNGTGQGAGFTGFQVKTTGMQTGTATFLLRMPISLNQVLEVGTNCTFEFTGPMWRFNANAQPSVLSASDLVLGCAAPKLTRVDTGSLTSVVLTFSRNINAASITNLASQFTFTNGLTATEVQVAGKQVTLTTSTQTAGTSYSVTVANSVKDMAGGAVIAPDNTQTFSGHRPPAVLRINEVQPNIGSSRDLVEFLVVTAGSTKGILFQQDFLSPTTLAELPDVMVAAGDIIVLHLNPADTAYQGETTAKDQFPKSSVAVNYDTAWDFRGIGTTGIAYSSRVLVVREALGGIQDAVPFAHATNAPPGDYYTNIQAAQANGVWLPSSCGGAPCTATSTPKAVEVSADWTNVSTTPDGNSVRRVSAEDTHTRADWAVGAQSWGLPNP; from the coding sequence ATGCTGAAGCGGAATCTGCTTCCAGCGCTCATGACGGCCGTGCTTGTCACGTTCGGCACGGGCTGTGGAGATGAGTGCGTCGACCAGTTTGACTGTCGCACCGAGAATGGAGACCCGGACGCCAACAAGGAGTGGGTCTGCAACTCGGGAACGTGCGAGCAGCACCCCATCAATCAGCCCCCCGTCCCAGACTCGGGTACGGATGCGGGCACTGACGCGGGCACGGATGCCGGTACGGACGCGGGCACGGATGCCGGTACGGACGCGGGCACCGACGCGGGAACGGATGCGGGCACCGACGCGGGTGTTGTGACGTGTTCGCCGGCGTGCGCCACGGGCGAGCTGTGTGACACCAGCTCCGGCCGCTCGGGCGTGTGCCGCACCTGCCTCGACTCCGTCGTGGGCACCGGCCAGGACGAGGGCTGCGCGGCCGCGACGCCCATGTGCGACATCAGCGCGGGCGGCGGCAAGGGCCTGTGCAAGGCGTGCACGGACTCCGCCACGGGCAATGGCCAGGACACGGGCTGCTCCGAGCAGTCGCCTGTCTGCGACACCACCGCGAACAACGGCGCGGGCGCCTGCAAGGCGTGCGCGGACACCGCCTCTGGCAGTGGCCAGGACACCGGCTGCTCCGCGCAGTCGCCGGTCTGTGACACCTCCGCCGGCAACGGCCTGGGTGTCTGCAAGTCGTGCGTCGACAGCGCCTCTGGCAATGGCCAGGACACGGGCTGCTCGGCCGCGGCGCCCCTGTGCGACGCCGCCGCGAACAACGGCGTGGGTGCGTGCAAGGCCTGCATGGACACCCAGACGAGCCCCGACCTGGGCTGCTCGTCGCCCACCAACATCTGCGACCCCACGGCGAACAATGGCGTGGGCGCGTGCAAGGTGTGCAACGGGACGCAGGGCTGCGCGCCGTCCCAGACCTGCAGCGCCGACGGCAACTCCTGCGAGGGTTGCACCGACAACGCCTCCTGCTCCACCACGCCCGAGACGCCGGTCTGCCGCCTGGACCCCGTCCCCGCGGCGTGCGTCGAGTGCACCACCGACGACACCAGCCACTGCGACGCGACGCAGCCTGCCTGCAACAGCGGCAACTTCTGCGGCTGCACGACCGACGCGCAGTGCGCGGCCGTGAATGGCAGCAACCTGGACTTCTGCGACACGCAGGCGGACAACAACCGCGGCCAGTGCGCGGTCTGCGTGACGAATGCCCAGTGCGCGAGCGCCAACGCGAACACGCCGTTCTGCAACAACAAGACGGAGTGCGTGGCGTGCTTCACGAACGACCACTGCGGCATCACCCAGGTGTGCAACACGACGACGCACGCGTGTGAGGCGGCCACCGGCCCCACGCCCGCGCAGACCACCGCGCAGATTCAGGCCATGCTGGACGCCGCGGTGGGAGCCATCGACCTCTCGGTGACGGGCGCGTTCGTCACGGCCGTCAAGCCCGCCTTCCCGAACCAGGCGGCCACGGAGGCCGTCGGCTTCTTCATCCAGGCGGAGCCCAACGGCGCGGCGGTGTTCGTCAAGGACGCGACGCTCGCGGGCCAGGTCGCCGTGGGTGACCGCGTGAGCCTGACGGCCGCGGCCAAGGAGATGCCGGCCGCTGGCAGCAACAAGATGGTCTCCTCCATCAGCGGCTTCACGCGCCTGAGCCAGGGCCACCCCGTGCGCAACCTGGCGACGGCCACCCCCGCGGGCCTCGCGGCGGACCACAGCGCGTCGACCGACCTGGTGACCGCGCTGAACAGCTACGAGAACGAGCTCATCACCCTCAAGGGTGGCACCATCCTCAACAACGGGACGGGCCAGGGCGCCGGGTTCACGGGCTTCCAGGTGAAGACCACGGGCATGCAGACGGGCACCGCGACCTTCCTGCTCCGGATGCCCATCTCCCTCAACCAGGTGCTGGAGGTCGGAACGAACTGCACGTTCGAGTTCACCGGCCCGATGTGGCGCTTCAACGCCAACGCCCAGCCGTCCGTCCTCTCCGCCTCCGACCTGGTGCTGGGTTGCGCGGCGCCGAAGCTCACCCGCGTGGACACCGGCTCGCTCACCTCGGTGGTGCTGACGTTCAGCCGCAACATCAACGCGGCGAGCATCACGAACCTGGCGAGCCAGTTCACCTTCACGAACGGGCTGACGGCCACGGAGGTCCAGGTGGCGGGCAAGCAGGTCACCCTGACCACGTCCACCCAGACGGCGGGCACCTCGTACTCCGTCACCGTCGCCAACTCGGTGAAGGACATGGCGGGCGGCGCGGTCATCGCCCCCGACAACACGCAGACGTTCTCGGGCCACCGTCCCCCCGCCGTCCTGCGCATCAACGAGGTTCAGCCCAACATCGGCAGCAGCCGCGACCTGGTCGAGTTCCTGGTCGTGACCGCGGGCTCCACGAAGGGCATCCTGTTCCAGCAGGACTTCCTCTCCCCCACCACGCTCGCCGAGCTCCCCGACGTCATGGTGGCGGCGGGTGACATCATCGTCCTCCACCTCAACCCGGCCGATACGGCCTACCAGGGTGAGACCACCGCGAAGGACCAGTTCCCCAAGAGCAGCGTCGCCGTCAACTACGACACGGCCTGGGACTTCAGGGGGATTGGCACCACGGGCATCGCCTACTCCAGCCGGGTCCTCGTGGTGAGGGAGGCGCTGGGCGGGATTCAGGACGCGGTGCCGTTCGCTCACGCGACCAACGCGCCTCCGGGCGACTACTACACCAACATCCAGGCCGCCCAGGCCAACGGGGTGTGGCTGCCCTCGAGCTGCGGTGGCGCGCCCTGCACGGCGACCTCGACTCCGAAGGCCGTCGAGGTCTCCGCCGACTGGACCAACGTCTCCACGACGCCTGACGGCAACAGCGTCCGCCGCGTCAGCGCGGAGGACACGCACACGCGTGCGGACTGGGCCGTCGGCGCGCAGAGCTGGGGTCTTCCCAACCCATAG
- a CDS encoding PEGA domain-containing protein has product MRAILFILSCILPLTAFAAPRRMVVASGDCKDAELGSQANAFLGALVSRPEQDSLSAAAFSERLFPQPTRSYEDLQRQLDAAQDHFYESRHGKAAQALDEALQQITRLPVGDARWKLYEQAQLLHGLNYRSMGRTKESDASFRNVLRLDPTYKLDTDFFAPSVRQSFDKLRRELNATRKVKLSVRSSVPDSEVYLDGKKVGQTPLTLEVPPGTYDLALVKDGAVSFPRQIQALGADTPLLVDLAYEGSVTATPFPCLAAPDSGDEKVLSHAVRLGGTVGVEEVIVVRLERSSSGPKWFAATVLNVEGGQKLREGGFKTQGLDAPAEALSALVDFVTTGRSHSNLVVMNANSRPPWEQPAKGDKSAGPGGTSDLNAPDRLTDGVAGSASSSTPGLRVASYVLMGAGVAALGGAGAVRLMAQKDVNDLEKRLKNGRILSTDQDSLRLRDSLVQKNNLLTGLLVGGGAAAVTGAVLFFVSPSQAAPPPVSVGVASDGEAVSASLSGSF; this is encoded by the coding sequence ATGCGAGCCATCCTGTTCATCCTGAGCTGCATCCTCCCCCTGACGGCCTTCGCGGCCCCCCGTCGCATGGTCGTCGCCAGTGGCGACTGCAAGGACGCGGAGCTGGGCAGCCAGGCCAATGCCTTCCTGGGCGCCCTCGTGTCCCGCCCGGAGCAGGACAGCTTGAGCGCCGCGGCGTTCAGCGAGCGGCTCTTCCCCCAGCCCACCCGGAGCTACGAGGACCTCCAGCGGCAGCTCGACGCCGCCCAGGACCACTTCTATGAGAGCCGCCACGGCAAGGCCGCCCAGGCCCTCGATGAGGCGCTCCAGCAAATCACCCGGCTGCCCGTGGGCGACGCGCGCTGGAAGCTCTATGAGCAGGCCCAGCTCCTCCACGGGCTGAACTACCGGTCCATGGGCCGCACCAAGGAGAGCGACGCCTCGTTCCGGAACGTGCTGCGGCTGGACCCCACCTACAAGCTCGACACGGACTTCTTCGCGCCCTCCGTGCGTCAGTCCTTCGACAAGCTGCGGCGGGAGCTGAACGCCACGCGCAAGGTGAAGCTCTCGGTCCGCTCCTCGGTGCCGGACTCGGAGGTCTATCTCGACGGGAAGAAGGTGGGCCAGACGCCGCTGACTCTCGAGGTGCCGCCGGGGACCTATGACCTGGCCCTGGTGAAGGATGGCGCGGTCAGCTTTCCCCGGCAGATTCAGGCGCTCGGCGCGGACACGCCGCTGCTCGTGGACCTGGCCTATGAAGGCTCCGTCACCGCCACGCCGTTTCCCTGTCTGGCCGCGCCGGACAGCGGCGATGAGAAGGTGTTGAGCCACGCCGTCCGCCTGGGCGGAACGGTGGGCGTCGAGGAGGTCATCGTGGTGCGCCTGGAGCGCTCCAGCAGCGGGCCCAAGTGGTTCGCGGCCACGGTGCTCAACGTCGAGGGGGGTCAGAAGCTGCGAGAGGGGGGATTCAAGACCCAGGGGCTGGATGCACCGGCCGAGGCCCTTTCCGCCCTGGTGGACTTCGTGACCACGGGCCGCTCCCACTCCAACCTCGTGGTGATGAACGCCAACAGCCGGCCGCCCTGGGAGCAGCCCGCGAAGGGCGACAAGTCCGCCGGCCCGGGGGGCACCTCGGACCTCAACGCGCCGGACCGCCTCACGGACGGCGTCGCGGGCTCCGCGTCATCCTCCACGCCGGGACTGCGCGTCGCCTCGTACGTCCTGATGGGCGCGGGTGTCGCCGCGCTGGGCGGCGCGGGCGCGGTGCGACTGATGGCGCAGAAGGACGTGAATGACCTGGAGAAGCGGCTCAAGAACGGACGCATCCTCTCCACGGACCAGGACTCCCTGCGGCTGCGCGACTCGCTGGTCCAGAAGAACAACCTCCTCACGGGACTGCTCGTGGGCGGTGGCGCCGCCGCGGTGACGGGGGCGGTGTTGTTCTTCGTGTCGCCGTCCCAGGCCGCGCCACCGCCGGTGTCGGTGGGCGTCGCGTCGGATGGCGAGGCCGTCTCGGCCAGTCTGTCCGGTTCCTTCTAG
- a CDS encoding IgA Peptidase M64 → MTRALLALLLATSASAAAPRTLRVDYFHTGNATEERFSLDRVVMEPLPWPGHPERTVDDTNLGKYLFEVRDRDSNQLLYSRGFASIYGEWELTGEAKRQNGTFHESLRFPQPERPVQVLLKKRDEQNAFREVWSLVVDPKDMLVDTSSPPAPGPLLKLLESGPPEQKVDLLILGDGYTEAQRPKFEKDARRMVDILFTFSPFKERKSDFNVWGLMPAAAQSGISRPSTGVHRRSPVGTTYDAFRSERYILTFDNKAFRELSAFAPYEFVEILSNGNTYGGGGIFGLYGTVAADSLWAPYVFVHEFGHHFAGLADEYYTSESVYVPSADRLEPWEKNVTALKDPEALKWKHLMTPGTPLPTPWEKAAYETHSNDVQKRRRQVRAQKKPESEMDSVFIAQRDWEEKFLSSQKYSGKVGAFEGAHYEAHGYYRPQLDCVMFTRDRVPFCAVCQSAISQVINLYAGPRPQTFKKSP, encoded by the coding sequence ATGACGCGAGCCCTTCTTGCCTTGCTCCTGGCCACGAGCGCCTCCGCCGCGGCCCCTCGCACCCTTCGGGTGGACTACTTCCACACCGGCAACGCCACCGAGGAGCGCTTCAGCCTCGACCGCGTGGTGATGGAGCCGCTGCCCTGGCCGGGGCATCCCGAGCGGACCGTCGACGACACCAACCTGGGCAAGTACCTCTTCGAGGTGCGCGACAGGGACTCGAACCAGCTCCTCTACTCGCGCGGCTTCGCGTCCATCTATGGGGAGTGGGAGCTCACCGGCGAGGCGAAGCGCCAGAACGGCACGTTCCACGAGTCGCTGCGCTTCCCCCAGCCCGAGCGCCCCGTCCAGGTGCTCCTCAAGAAGCGCGATGAGCAGAACGCGTTCCGCGAGGTGTGGTCGCTGGTGGTGGACCCCAAGGACATGCTCGTGGACACGTCCTCGCCTCCAGCGCCCGGGCCGCTGCTGAAGCTGCTGGAGAGCGGTCCGCCGGAGCAGAAGGTGGACCTGCTCATCCTGGGCGACGGCTACACCGAGGCGCAGCGCCCCAAGTTCGAGAAGGACGCGCGGCGCATGGTGGACATCCTCTTCACCTTCTCCCCGTTCAAGGAGCGCAAGTCCGACTTCAACGTCTGGGGCCTGATGCCGGCCGCCGCGCAGTCGGGCATCTCCCGGCCGTCCACCGGCGTCCACCGGCGCTCGCCCGTGGGCACCACCTACGACGCGTTCCGCAGCGAGCGCTACATCCTCACCTTCGACAACAAGGCCTTCCGCGAGCTGTCCGCCTTCGCGCCCTATGAGTTCGTGGAAATCCTGTCCAACGGAAACACGTACGGCGGCGGAGGCATCTTCGGCCTCTATGGCACGGTGGCCGCGGACAGCCTGTGGGCGCCCTACGTCTTCGTCCACGAGTTCGGGCACCACTTCGCGGGCCTGGCCGACGAGTACTACACGTCCGAGTCCGTCTACGTCCCGAGCGCGGACCGGCTGGAGCCGTGGGAGAAGAACGTCACCGCGCTCAAGGACCCGGAGGCCCTCAAGTGGAAGCACTTGATGACGCCCGGCACGCCCCTGCCCACCCCGTGGGAGAAGGCCGCCTACGAGACGCACTCCAACGATGTGCAGAAGCGCCGCCGCCAGGTGCGCGCCCAGAAGAAGCCAGAGTCGGAGATGGACTCCGTCTTCATCGCCCAGCGCGACTGGGAGGAGAAGTTCCTGTCTTCCCAGAAGTACTCCGGGAAGGTGGGGGCCTTCGAGGGCGCCCACTACGAGGCCCACGGGTATTACCGACCCCAGCTCGATTGCGTGATGTTCACCCGGGACCGCGTGCCCTTCTGCGCGGTGTGCCAGAGCGCCATTTCTCAAGTCATCAACTTGTACGCAGGGCCGCGTCCCCAGACATTCAAGAAGAGCCCGTGA